DNA from Musa acuminata AAA Group cultivar baxijiao chromosome BXJ1-5, Cavendish_Baxijiao_AAA, whole genome shotgun sequence:
CCAAATTCTGTAATTTGAGGAGAGCTTCTTCAAGCTTACCCTTCTGACTTGCTGCAACTACAGCCGATTCACTAGCCTGTTCTTCATAAGCTCTTAGTTGAGATTCAACTGCAAGCAGTTTCTTTTTCAAGTCTGTAGTCTCAGAGTCTCTTTTTTTGAGTTTCTCAATCACTACAAGTAATTGGAGTTCAGTTTCTTTAAGATGGGATTCAGTGGTCGAGTGGAGTTCCAACATTCTGGAATGTTCACCAGTTAATTTTTTGATCGTTTCTACAAGAGAAGCCAGCTGCTCAGAAGTTCCTGCCTTCTCTGCTTGGATAGAACTCAAAAGTGCATTAAGCTCATTTACTTTGAGCCGGGGAGTTTCCAAATCCTCCCTAAGCTTTGAGTTCGTCTCGGGCAACATGTCTTTCTCCAAAAATGTCTGTTCAGACTTCAGATATGCATCTGGGGCCTTCTGCTCAGGTTCCTCAACATTGTTTTCAAGAGTGACCAACTTCACGGCATTTCTTTCCATTTCTGCCTTCAGCGAGGCGAGTTTTTCAGTAGCTTCAACAGCTAGAGCTTTAAAACGTGCTGAATGCTCTTCGACAGACTTCGATTTTCCTTGCAGTTCCTTAGCTTCATATAGCTTCTGCTTAAAGTTCTCTTCTGTTTCTTGGAGTTCCAGCTCCGAGTCCTTGACTGAAGACTCGTGTAACACTTTTAAATCCGGAATTCTTGCGTCGACTTCCTCAACTCCCTTCACGTGTTGCTTCCACTGCTCTCCAGCATTTTGAAGCTTCTCATGTAGCTGTTTCTCTTGAACACTTAAAGTCTCCAGGTTATCCtcaacatgttccactctgacctTCAATGATTTAACCTCAATTTGCAAAGACTGAACCATATTTTTGGATTCTAAAAGATCCTTTTCCTGAATAACAGATAAGTCTtcaagttttcctttttctttatcaTCTACATTTATAACTTCCGTCAACTCCTCCTCTTTTGAAGCCTGCAGCAAAACATCATGGCTTGCAACTTTTGTCTGACATGCTTCAAGTTCCACTGTAAGTTCAGAGATCTTGCCGTTTCTTTGCGTCGATTCAGCTTCAGCATCTCTATGTTTTACCTCTGCATAACTCAGTAATTGTTCCAAGTGCTCCGTTTGCACATTCGAAGCTTCCAACAACTGCTCCAATTCACCCACTCTTTTTACAGCACGCGCCTCAGCTTCGGAATGTGATGCATGAATCAGGTCTTCCAGCTCAAGACTCCGTTGATGTGTTGCATTAGCCCGTTCCTCATGTTCGGCACACTTTGAAACAAGGTCGTTTAACTGTTTTTCAAGCTCTGAGTTCCTTGAGAAGGATTTGCTCAAAGAAGATTCCAGTTGACCAACCCTATTTTCATAACCTTGAAACCGGCATTTCAGTAGTGAACTTTCATTGTCCACATCTCTTAATGAATCACTAATCTCCGCAACTTTATCTTTCaattcttttttttccctttctgcATCAAGGCGTTCTACATTTGCAAGCTTTAGTTCTTCTTCTAGCTCCATGTTCCTCGTCCCTGTTGACGCCAGTCTCATCTCACTCTCCTTGAGCTGTGCTCTTATGCTCTCTTCGCCTAGATTTAGTGCCTCAACTGAACTTTCAAGCTCAAGGTTTCTATTGGTAGCGGATTCCAAGGCTATTCTTGATTCATGATGGAGCTGTTCAATTGATTTCAACTTTTGTTCAAGCTCCTCTTTATATGATAATGCTTCTGAGAGAAGTGACTCTGTCTTGCTGAAGTTCTGGTCAGCCAACTGTAACTTTGCCTCCAATTGAATGCATGATTTCTCATTCATCGACAATTTTGTGTTAAGGTCTGATACAGTACTTCGAAGAGTTTCCTTCTCTTTGATCGAATTAGACAAGTTATTTTCCAGATCTGTAGTCTGGATTGCTTGGTTTCTTAAACTAGCTTCAATTATATCCCTTTCGTTGATCTGCTCTTGAAGCTTCCGTTGAACTTCCTCCAAGCATAGAAGCTTTGCTTTGAGATCTTCTTTAGAGGCAGAAAGCAGATTTTCCAATGCATAAACCTCGGTTTTGATCTTTTCTTCAGAGGCCTTATGGTGGTTTAATTCTTTAGTCAGTTCAATGATGACAGAATCCATGGAGACAACCGTATGCTCCAATTCTGCCACCTGTGATTTTGAAATCTTTAGCTTTTCTTGGGACCCTGAAAGCTCCAATGATGCAGTCTCTAGTGCTGCTTCAATTTTTGTGTTGTCTGCAATCTTAATATAGACTCCATTTAGCTCATTTTGTAACTTACGCAACTGATCTTCCATCTCATTTGCTTTCATTTGTGCTAGTTCCAACATGTTCTCAAACTGTAAAGCTCTTTTTGTCTGCAACTCAGCCTGCGAACTACTACTTTTATTGAGATCTTCAAGTGAATGCACTTTGCCAGCTGATGACACCAACTCTGCTTCAAGCTCTTTTATCTTTTCCTTTGACATCTTCAACTCGGCAGACAAGCTAGTGAATGCTTCCTTCATATCAAGAAGCCCCTTATGTTTCATGTCCTTATCTGTCGATGCTTCTTGGAGTGTCTCAAGATGCAAACTATG
Protein-coding regions in this window:
- the LOC135674687 gene encoding uncharacterized protein LOC135674687 encodes the protein MAEGSEASSTDVKVDQSEKVYGGEKEYLIDAYLELVKKEGSNEDDEAAFDEEFITEKELIDVKESSRMLKPVVELTENSGSSYLGTANSVPNINLLMEAKIKELELQFEAVNGKLKLSESEKASMKFEVDRANEELEKMSRHCEELKLEQKIVKDHILEILQKHSLHLETLQEASTDKDMKHKGLLDMKEAFTSLSAELKMSKEKIKELEAELVSSAGKVHSLEDLNKSSSSQAELQTKRALQFENMLELAQMKANEMEDQLRKLQNELNGVYIKIADNTKIEAALETASLELSGSQEKLKISKSQVAELEHTVVSMDSVIIELTKELNHHKASEEKIKTEVYALENLLSASKEDLKAKLLCLEEVQRKLQEQINERDIIEASLRNQAIQTTDLENNLSNSIKEKETLRSTVSDLNTKLSMNEKSCIQLEAKLQLADQNFSKTESLLSEALSYKEELEQKLKSIEQLHHESRIALESATNRNLELESSVEALNLGEESIRAQLKESEMRLASTGTRNMELEEELKLANVERLDAEREKKELKDKVAEISDSLRDVDNESSLLKCRFQGYENRVGQLESSLSKSFSRNSELEKQLNDLVSKCAEHEERANATHQRSLELEDLIHASHSEAEARAVKRVGELEQLLEASNVQTEHLEQLLSYAEVKHRDAEAESTQRNGKISELTVELEACQTKVASHDVLLQASKEEELTEVINVDDKEKGKLEDLSVIQEKDLLESKNMVQSLQIEVKSLKVRVEHVEDNLETLSVQEKQLHEKLQNAGEQWKQHVKGVEEVDARIPDLKVLHESSVKDSELELQETEENFKQKLYEAKELQGKSKSVEEHSARFKALAVEATEKLASLKAEMERNAVKLVTLENNVEEPEQKAPDAYLKSEQTFLEKDMLPETNSKLREDLETPRLKVNELNALLSSIQAEKAGTSEQLASLVETIKKLTGEHSRMLELHSTTESHLKETELQLLVVIEKLKKRDSETTDLKKKLLAVESQLRAYEEQASESAVVAASQKGKLEEALLKLQNLGRLVEQLRGESEQLKTENEDLDRRNLSLASDLSTHVTKISEMQIALNAATAERDDTFMQLHSSREEMENLMRQVNSDRESLQSQIRNMRSACALREAAITAKLKEHLNILEEREDLDGQLKQIQSELVLAHEAIIEQRELDHRRELEREASMKQSFTELEDKHHYVTLLEKHIEDLERKLEDAETQHNKATEEKKKIVELNGEISILRHKLSQTDEMEKKISELENKLKLAHTTSGEEATDEAIESETKDEMGVKSRDSELDTSTLSRRKNTKRRDFLHQAPGTASLTQTSHVATGPSRAMSFKIIMGVAIMSLIVGVILGKRY